Genomic segment of Thermoplasmata archaeon:
GTATACATTGCTGGAAACAACGGATACATCTACAAGTTTGATTGGAGAACAGGGCCCGGAGAGAATAATGAAAATGTTACTACATTCGACGGGGCACCGTTCGGCGATGAGAGTAAGAGCATCCCATATGATACGATAGAAATCGAATACTACGTTTCATACAAATGTAACGTTGAATCCTTGGTCGCTGATGCGGGAACCATCTACTGTAAGGCATACAACGGAATGGTTTACTGTTTCGATAAGGACCTAAATCTTGTCTGGTCCTACCAGAGCGGAGGACACAACTATTACACTACACCTACAGTCTACCACAATTATGTCTTCTCGGGCTGTTATGACGGAACTCTGTATGTGATCGATCAGATTACTGGTGAACTCATAACCAAGAAGGTCGTCTATCAGACGGAGAGTCGTCAGGGTAAATGCGGAACGGTCAACGCACCAGCAGTCTTAGAAGACGGCAACGGCGAATATGACATATTCGCATCCTACTCCGATGGACTGGGGATGGATTCCAGATTCAGCGGTATGGCAGTCTTCAAATTCGACGGAAAAGAGATTACCCTGACTAAAGATCTTGAAAATACATACGGGGCAGTCTCGTCTTATCTTTTGATTTGGGATGTCAACACGGAAGACAACTGTGTACTTGCACCCAGTGCTAAAGGACTGATAATAGTCGACAGTGCCGGTAATGCAACTGTATTCAACGAAGAATTCGCAGGATTCGATGGAATGCGCAACGCACCGCTATTGGTGAATCAGAAATACCTGTACATCACGACATACTCGTCGCACAGGACTGTAGTCCTAGACATCGAAGGTAACATGATCGGCGGAATAGACGGGGTCAGCACATACTCGATGGTTTCCCCGGTAGTCGTTGACGGCCTTTCGCTAGTCTGCGACGATAATGGTATTCAGGTATACTACTCGACCTATCCCGAATACGTCCCTCCGGCACCCACACCCACGGATGAGGGTGCATGGAAGATAATCATGTATGTGCTGATTGGACTGGTCGTATTCCTCATAGCCCTTTGGGCGATCCTTAAATTCGTCTTCAAATGGGAAAAGCCGTTCAGCGATATGAGGAACAAGATCTACCACTTCTTCTACGGTGAGGAATACACCCATAACAAGCGTAGCAGACGTAAGGTACGTGCCGTCATACTGTTCGGTATCCTGATCACGCTCGCAGTCTCGGTCCTTTCACTCTGCGTCGGATCAGAGACCACCATGGGAATCGGCGAAGCACTTTCCAATGCTTGGTCAGCCATAAGCAAGGGCGGCCATAACCTGACATACGAAGAGATGCTGATCTACAACCAGCGTCTGCCCCGTGTATTGGCGGCCATCGCCGTGGGAATAGGCCTTTCCGTTGCTGGAGCGATGTATCAGGCCGTGATCAAGAACCCGCTGGTCGAACCTTACATCATGGGAGTATCGTCCGGTGCGGGAACGTTCGCTGTAGCGGTTCTCACATTCGACTTCACATTCTTCGGACTGTTCGCATCCAACAGCATCTACCTCACCGCATTTTCCGCAATATTCGGAGGACTGCTGGCGTTCGGACTCACGATGCTCTTGGCGCTTAAGACCGGGGGAAAATCTATCAACTATGTGCTGGCAGGTATCGTTATCGGTCTTGTGTTCACTGCTGTGCAGTCACTGCTGATGATCGATGCAGGAACCAAGGTCGCCAGCGCATTGTCATGGTTGTACGGATCGTTCAGTACGATGACATGGGACAAGCTATGGCTGGTCCTGATCCCATCCATCTCGCTTTCATTCATCCCGCTCATATGGGCCAAGGAATTCAACTTGGTCTTGCTGGGAGAGGACCAGGCGAAGCAGATGGGATTGGATGCAAAACGTTTCGACACATTCATGCTGATCATCGCATCGGTACTGACTTCGTTCTGTGTGGCGTTCTGCGGAATCATCGGATTCGTAGGATTGGTCATACCTCACCTAAGCAGGATGATATTGGGAGGCGACCACCGTCTGATGCTACCGGCCACGATGGCATTCGGAGGATTCCTGATGGTATCGGCGGATCTGCTGGCCAGAGTGTTGCTTTCCGGATACGAACTGCCTGTCGGAGCGATCACCACCATGATCGGAGTTCCGGTGTTCGCATATCTTTTGATCAAGAGAGGGAGGTCATACGATGTCTGAGGACGGATTCAGGGCCAAGATGAGCGGAATCATCGACGGCCATGGCGAAACCCACATTCAACGCAAAAAGCATAGGATGAAGTTCATCATGGGGGTGGGAACCCTCCTTACCCTGATAGTCTTCATCGCGATGCTGTGCATAGGACCAACGAAGATAATGGGTCCGATAGAGGCACTCTCCAACCTATTCTCAGCAATAGGGAAGGATGGGAGCGAGATGACACCTGAGGAAGTAATGGTGTTCAGTTCACGCCTTCCCAGGGCGATTGCCGCTCTGGTTGTAGGTGTGGGATTATCCATAGCGGGAGCAGGCTACCAGGCCATCATACGCAACCCTCTGGTGGATCCATACATCATGGGAGTTTCATCAGGTGCGGGAACGTTCGCCATAGCGGTCATTGCATTCGAGTTCACATTCTTCGGACTCATATCTCCGAACTCGATCTATCTCGTGGCAATCGCGGCAATAGTGGGAGGACTTCTTGCCTTCCTGCTAACCATGGCATTGGCCAACCGTGCAGGAGGGACCACCAACGCATATGTGCTGTCAGGAGTGGTCATAGGATTGGTGTTCGGTGCGATACAGACCATGATGATCGTATTCTCAGGGAACAAGGTTTCCGATGTCCTGCTTTGGCTGTTCGGATCCTTCGCCAACATCACCTGGGAGAAGGCACTGTTCATCATGGTCCCGGTCATAATCATCTCGCTGCTGATCTTCAAGTACGCGAGAGAACTGAATCTGGTCCTGTTGGGAGAGAATCAGGCCAGCCAGATGGGTCTAAATGTGAAGAGGTTCAACGCATTGGTCCTGACATTGGCGTCGATCATGACAGCGTTCTGTGTGGCCTTCTGCGGTATCATCGGATTCGTAGGACTGGTCGTGCCTCACCTATGCCGTATGCTGTTCGGAGGGGACCACCGTCTGGTGCTGCCGGGATCGATAGCTCTCGGAGGCGTTCTGATGATGGCCGCCGACCTTGCTGCAAGAATGATCATTCCAGGAAACGAGCTCCCAGTCGGAGCCATTACAACTTTGATAGGCGTACCTGTGTTCGCCTACTTGCTTTTCATAAGGGGGAAGATGTACAATGGATGAAGAAGTCCCACTATTAGAGGTCCGTCACTTGGACAAGATTTACGAAAACGGCTACCACGCAGACAGGGACGTGAGTTTCTCCATCCCCTCTGGAAAACTGGTAGGTCTGATAGGACCTAACGGATGCGGTAAGACGACTATGATGAGATGCATCAACAAGATGCATATGCTCACCAGCGGAGACATCCTCATCGACGGGGAATCCGTGATACCCAAGACACCTACCGAGGTGGCGAAACTAGTATCCAACGTTCCCGCTGAGATGACGGCATCGTTCGGTCTGACCGTATTCGAGACGGTCATGCTTGGAAGATATCCCTACCTTCAGAACATGTGGTGGGAGACGGAAGAGGACGAGACCCTTGTGGAGGAGACCCTGAAGAAGTTCGGTGTCCACCATCTGCAGGACCGTGCCCTCAACATGCTGTCCTCTGGAGAGCAGCAGCGTGTCCTGATCGCCAAGGCATATGTCCAAGAACCCAGGCTTATGCTGGTCGATGAACCCACATCGCACCTTGACATGAAATTCAAGCTGGAGGTCATGGAATACCTGAAGGCCATGGTGAAGAAGGACATGACGATCCTGGTCGCCGAGCACGACATATCCCTTATGGCCAGGTACTGCGATCTGTGCGTCATCATGAAGAAGGGACAGCTGGTCGCCATCGGAGAGCCCAAGAAGGTCATCACACCGGAACTCATCAAAGATGTCTACGGAGTGGAGGCCTCTGTCGGTATCGACAACGAGGGCGACCTCTACGTGCTGCCTAAGAGGGTGCACATAGACCAGGAATGAAACACATCATGGCCGGTCCCCCCGGCCATGTCTTTTTTTATCAACATCATCATTGACGCAGCATATGGTAAGATGCGTGCGCGTGCCTAAGAAGGACGGGGAATCCGTCAGATCCATGCTCGTTTCAGAGGATCTGCTGGACCTGGACTCGAAGATACGCGCCGACGGCGACAGCCTCCTCATACCGGTCAAATGCGATTCCCTGGAAGGTTACGAGATAATCGAAGAGGACTTGGATGTGCAGGAGCACAAGGTATCCGACTACACTAAGATCGTTCATGTCCCGGATGAGCTCAGACCAATTCTTCCAAGCTCCTTTGATATCGTGGGCGACGTTGCCATGATAAAGATACCTGACGAGCTATGGGAATACAGGCATGATATCGGAGAGGCGCTCATAAAGGTCAACAGGAACATCCGTGTGGTATTCCATGACTACGGCGTCAAAGGCGACTTCAGGATCAGGGACCTGGAGAAACTTGCAGGCGAAGGGACCTCTGAGACCATCCACAAGGAGTTCGGAGTTAAGCTATACACTGACCCTTCCAAGGTATATTTCAACCCCAGATTGTCCTCCGAGCGTTACAGGATAGCAGGTCTGGTCAAGGACGGCGATGTGGTGATCGATATGTTCGCCGGCGTCGCTCC
This window contains:
- a CDS encoding iron ABC transporter permease; the protein is MSEDGFRAKMSGIIDGHGETHIQRKKHRMKFIMGVGTLLTLIVFIAMLCIGPTKIMGPIEALSNLFSAIGKDGSEMTPEEVMVFSSRLPRAIAALVVGVGLSIAGAGYQAIIRNPLVDPYIMGVSSGAGTFAIAVIAFEFTFFGLISPNSIYLVAIAAIVGGLLAFLLTMALANRAGGTTNAYVLSGVVIGLVFGAIQTMMIVFSGNKVSDVLLWLFGSFANITWEKALFIMVPVIIISLLIFKYARELNLVLLGENQASQMGLNVKRFNALVLTLASIMTAFCVAFCGIIGFVGLVVPHLCRMLFGGDHRLVLPGSIALGGVLMMAADLAARMIIPGNELPVGAITTLIGVPVFAYLLFIRGKMYNG
- a CDS encoding ABC transporter ATP-binding protein; protein product: MDEEVPLLEVRHLDKIYENGYHADRDVSFSIPSGKLVGLIGPNGCGKTTMMRCINKMHMLTSGDILIDGESVIPKTPTEVAKLVSNVPAEMTASFGLTVFETVMLGRYPYLQNMWWETEEDETLVEETLKKFGVHHLQDRALNMLSSGEQQRVLIAKAYVQEPRLMLVDEPTSHLDMKFKLEVMEYLKAMVKKDMTILVAEHDISLMARYCDLCVIMKKGQLVAIGEPKKVITPELIKDVYGVEASVGIDNEGDLYVLPKRVHIDQE
- a CDS encoding class I SAM-dependent methyltransferase family protein, whose product is MVRCVRVPKKDGESVRSMLVSEDLLDLDSKIRADGDSLLIPVKCDSLEGYEIIEEDLDVQEHKVSDYTKIVHVPDELRPILPSSFDIVGDVAMIKIPDELWEYRHDIGEALIKVNRNIRVVFHDYGVKGDFRIRDLEKLAGEGTSETIHKEFGVKLYTDPSKVYFNPRLSSERYRIAGLVKDGDVVIDMFAGVAPFGTVIGKLARPSVVYSIDLNPEAEHFARLNAEKNHIDCIKPMTGDSSVLIKDLPEANHIIMNLPQIADQFLGVAMDKLKKGGTAHMYKIIEREQFSDFCGDLIILMKARGHSIGIRSFELKTYSPTMSVYSLDIQKF